Part of the Weissella coleopterorum genome is shown below.
TAACTGAACGGCCTCTATCTTATTCCCCAAAATTGAAACATTATGTGAAATTCTAATTTAAAATTATTTAAATATAATTTCCCCAAATTATATCTTTAAAAAATTAGTCTTTCTTTTCCATGGCATGACCACCGAAACCATTCCGCAAGGCTGAAACAACCTTTCCAGTAAAGGTATCAGCTTGCAATGATCGGTTACGCATCATCAATGACATTGCAATTACTGGTGCTGGTACTTGGTTGTCCAAAGCTTCCTCAACAGTCCACTTTCCTTCTCCTGTTGCTACCACTCGTCCTGTGATATCGTCCAACTTTGGATCCTTACCGAATTGTTCTTCGGCCAATTCCATCAACCATGATCGAACCACTGATCCGTGGTTCCACAAATGTGACACCTTTTCCAAGTCGTAATCAAATGGTGAAGCTTCTAGAATTTCAAATCCTTCTCCAATCGCTTGCATCATTCCATATTCGATTCCATTGTGAACCATCTTCAAGTAATGTCCTGATCCCAATCGTCCAGTGTAAAGGTATCCACCTTCTTGAGCGATTCCTTCAAACAATGGTTCCAAAATTTCCCATGCCTTGGCATCATCTCCACCAATCATGAAGTTTCCACCATTCCGGGCCCCATCCATTCCACCTGATGTTCCTGCATCGAAGAACTTAATTCCCGCTGCAGTGGTCCGCTTGTTTTGTTCCAAGTTATCCTTGTAGTTTGAGTTTCCACCATCAATGATGATATCTCCAGCATCCATCTTTGAGATCAAGTCATCAATTGTTGAGTTCGTTGGGGCTCCCGCAGGGACCATAACCCATACAATCTTTGGTGATGGCAATTGTGCCAACATGTCTTCAATTGATTCTGCACCAGAAATCTTATCTGAGTAGTCAGTTGCTGCCTTAACAAAGTCCTTATTCAAGTCAAATGCAACAATTTCATTTCCATTGTCTACTGCATTTTCTGACAAGCCAAGCCCCATCTTACCTAAACCGATCATTCCTAATTTCATCATTAATTACCTCTTTTTTTATTATGTTTTCATTATATGAAATATCTTTACTTAAATCAAGGGTTTTTTATGTAAAAAATTTACAGAATGATTTTTATTACTTTTGTTTCCTACTCTATATGGGGAAATAGTGTAAAATAAGGGATAAATAATATAAATTTTATGAATCGAGGAAACATCATGGCACAAAGTGGATTTTCAAGAATTCGTTCTTTTCGGACTCAATTGAATGGATCAGATGCTAAAATTGCCGATTTTATCTTAACACATGAAGAACAAGTACAAAGTATGACAATTCAAGAAATGGCCAACGCAAC
Proteins encoded:
- the gnd gene encoding phosphogluconate dehydrogenase (NAD(+)-dependent, decarboxylating); this translates as MKLGMIGLGKMGLGLSENAVDNGNEIVAFDLNKDFVKAATDYSDKISGAESIEDMLAQLPSPKIVWVMVPAGAPTNSTIDDLISKMDAGDIIIDGGNSNYKDNLEQNKRTTAAGIKFFDAGTSGGMDGARNGGNFMIGGDDAKAWEILEPLFEGIAQEGGYLYTGRLGSGHYLKMVHNGIEYGMMQAIGEGFEILEASPFDYDLEKVSHLWNHGSVVRSWLMELAEEQFGKDPKLDDITGRVVATGEGKWTVEEALDNQVPAPVIAMSLMMRNRSLQADTFTGKVVSALRNGFGGHAMEKKD